gtaattttttacacttatcgtctctaaattaactagccctaatctacgggcgttacatagatAGATCATTCGGTTAGCTTTAATTAGGTATTTAGGTGTAAATAAGTTCTACAATATTGAGTCAAGATCATTCTGCAACCAAATTAAGAACCTATTGTAGTTGACTTTTCATTACATTTGAACTTTCTATACATTGACTCCTGTATAATACCAAACATTTGATTGATTTCATACAAATATACAATGTGCCTTGATTAAGGAACGAAACGTTCGTGCTGGAATTATTTCACCCACCAATAACTCTTTAGCATGTTATAATTCTATCAATTTCTTGGCGAATCCAATTACCATTTTACTATAAGAATGATCGATCAATCTTCATGTTCATGATCACTATCAGAATCTGCAAAAGGAAAAACCAAACTATTTAAAATAAAACTGATACCATaacatatataattaacttaAAATGTTTGAAACGAGTAATAAGAGTGTGTACAAAAGTGTAGTATTCTCTAAGGTGGATTTTTGTAACATTAATTCAATCACAAGTTGCATTTATTAATGTTCAAAAGGTCAACTAGTCGATAATTAAATCATAGTGACTTGATTACTTACCTGAACGAACATCATCACTAAGTTTGCCTCTATTTTGGATTTGTTTAGCAAGCATTCGATATATAAGCACCCACCAATAGATATGAAGAACAAGCAAGCAGAAAAGAAGGGTGTTGAAGATATAGTAGTAGATTGGTATCAGTGTATCATGTTTATCTTTATCCAACAACATAACAACTTCATAACTGCAACCAGGAACGAAAAGATAGATGATATGATCATAATTCATAATTCATAAGGAATGTTATATGCATGAACTTTAATAACATATAGTTTCCATGATGCTCACACCTTGTACTCCGTAGAATCCAAAAAGGGTAACAAATAAGCCGAAGGATTATCCATGAAAtcacaaataatataaatgaaacaCTTGCAAGTCCTTCGGCACCACTGTATTTAGACATCTTTCCTACTTCAAGAAACACATCACTTGCATCATGAAGAGCTAAAATCACAGAACCAGCACGTACAAATCTATAAGAaacaaatattttaattaaaacgtgtattaaaatattaaattattagtCCATGAATTTCctttataaatcatatatatacctACAAATATAAGACATTACAATGAGGATGACAGTTGCAACATGATGCGCCATTGACACACCAAAGTCAGACCTTTTCGTTTCCCAGAAAACTAAAGCAAATATGGAATACACGTAGAATCCACCCGTGTACATGTATAGACCTTTCAGTTTTAACCTGAAAAATATTCATTAAACAATTAAGATGATGAAAAGAACTAAAGTGCATACAAGAACAATATGGTTATATGATCTTACTTTGCTTTTTGGTCGGGCCATCTTTGATTATTAGGACCTATCCAGAAGTTGATAGTATTTGTGAACCAAGGCTCGTTATGAGTTACAATTAAAGCAAGAATTTCAGCTGAAAGATAATAAGCACATTTCCATGCCGATTCTTTAAATTTTcgtatttttttctttctttcttctgtATCGACATCTAGCTTCTGATGTTCCTTTCCAAATATTAATTGTCTTCCTATACCCTGCACCATGTCAGTCTGTTAGTTATATGAAGAGTCTATAGTTTCCAGTTTTACCCCTGTATTTACTTAATTCCTTGTATGTTGTATTTGtaaatatttcatgtatttaaagTTTCCTCTCTGCCTCTTTTTGGGCATCGAGAGTTATTCTCTCATGGTATCATAGCCTAATACGATCCTTCACCTTCTGATCACTATCTTCTCATCTCCCTACCCTCTTGCCTTCTCTTTCTGTCTCTCGCCTACAGCCTCATGGCCTCCACTTCCAATACTTCTGATTCTGTTCTTTCATTGAATACTGTCATGCATCTAATCACAATCCGtctctcctcctccaactatctACTGTGGAAGAATCAACTCCTACCACTTCTTACATACCAAAATCTGGTGGGCCATGTCGATGGCTCCTCTCTCCCTCCTGCTGCTACAATCACCAAAGACGGAAAAACTGAACCGAATCCGGCCCTTCCCACTTGGCATGCCGCCGATCAACGTGTTGTGATTCTTCTCCAAGCCTCTCTCACGGAGGaagctttttctaaaattgttggCCTCGGTACAGCACGCCAGATCTGGGTTGCCCTGGAAGCCGCCTACAGCAACTCCTCAGTGGAACGAGTCCAGAATCTGCATGATCAGCTTCGACTTTTGTCTAAAGGTTCGACCCCCGTCTCTGAATTTGGTCGGAAATTTAAGTCAATCTTTGATCAGTTAACTGCCATTGGACAACCGGTTGATGAACATGTCAAAATTCATTGGTTTCTTTGTGGTCTTGATGCAACATTTGAGACTTTCTCCACTGCCATTCGTGCCTCCTGCTCCCCTCTTAATTTTCGGGATCTTCTCACTCAAGCCGAAGGACATGAACTTTTTTTAAAATCACTCCACGACTCTTCTCCCCCACCTGTTGCGTTCTCTGCTGTGACTGATCCAAAATCCATCACTCTCAATCGTGGTCGTGGTGGTCGGTCATCTCGTGGTGGTCGTGGTAGAGGCCGTCGTCCTCCTCACTGTCAGCTTTGTCGTATAAATGGGCATTTCGCTAATGCTTGCCCCAACCTTGCCTCGTTAGCAACTCGCGCCCCTAGTATGGACTTAGATCTCGCTAAAGCCTTTAATGCCCAATGTCATGTCACCTCTGCCGGCCCCTGCTGGTATGTAGATTCTGGTGCTTCCGACCACATGACGTCTTCATCAACATGAGTGACTCAACCCACTTCTTATTCCGGTCCCAACAAAGTCACATTTGGTAATGGTGAGGCTCTTCCTATCTCTCATATTGGTCACACTTCTTTATCTAAGGACATATGGCTCCGGGATGTGTTGGTTGTTCCAAAGCTTTCTAAAAACCTTTTGTCCGTTAGCTGATTGACAACCGATAATAATTTGGATGTTTTATTTTCTCAACCATATTTCTACATTCAGGACCGCACGAAGCGGAAGGTTCTAGCTCAGGGTATATGTGATCGCGGCCTTTATGTTCTCTCTACTGCTCCACACGCATGTTATGCTTCCACCCGGTCCTCATCCAGCGCCTCCTTTGAGCTATGGCACTCGCGCTTAGGACACGTGTCTTTTTGAGGGTTCTTTGTTTGGTTTTGTTTAACCATGGTAGACTCTCATTCTCCTCTTTATCTTCCATGTTCTGATCCCCATAATGTTATATTCATTGAGACAACCATTATCACCTCATTTTATCTTTGAAATCACTAACAGAAAAAGGGGCTTTGTGTTGCATTTTTCGTTGCTGTTCATGTATTCATGGTCACCATAATTAGTCTAAATGTCACATATAAAGGATCCAAATCTTCATGAAATATCTACTCATTTCTCACCCTGTTTAAAGATGCCTAAATtacattacttttttttttttcaaatcaccTTACATTGACATAAGCAACAACTTGCAGTTTGATAGACCAAGATTCTTGGAAATAATCTTCATTTGTGCTTCCATTCGAAATTAGGGATTCTTTCATCAATACAACTCATACATAATCCTTTGTATTTCCTATCTCCTCTCCAAATAAGCCTTGACCTAAGGCATCCACGAATTAGATTTAAATGTATCTTTCATCTTTCTTGATTCTTCAAAACTCTTAACTTTGTGTAAAACAAAAACAATTTCAATGGTTTCAAATGCAACTAAATCCGTATTTTGACATAAAAAATATTAGCTTATAATATGGGGAATCTCTCATTTGAACGTAAGGAATAAAATTATAAATGTGAAACATATTTCCCAACAAACATGAAACATAACTCTTGTTTATCCTAACGCCCCCCATAAAATTTGATGAATACAATCCCAATCTGATTAAATAATTAGATATGATTGAATGAGATGAGTAAAAATTACCTCAAAAACATATATGTCAAGGAAATATCGAAAAGTTGGAAAGAAGATAGCAAACGCAGGAAGAATTGTAAAATCTTCATAAGTTGGGTAGGATTCATGTTCGAAATCAATTGTTCGTAAAACCTCAACCAAACCCATGTCGTGAAACCAGATTATTGACTTCGTTTGCAATTGAATTGCATGGATCCATTTTGATGTATTAGATACATGGAGAGAGATTCGAGGAACGTTGATAATCTATGAAGAAAAGACCCACCAACAATTGAATAATTATGGCAATGCCAATATTTCGGTTAGTGGAAGCGTGCAACTCCGGTCCATTATCAATATACTTCTACGCATGTTCTTTGAGGCCTtcgtttaattattaaaaaaataataaataaaaaggaAAAGTATAATATACGGTCACTTGGTTTGGCGAAAGTTGTGGATATGATATCTTTTTATATGGTGTTAATTTTTATTGACTATTGTATAAGTATTAGGTGTGAGATCCAAGTATTACATGGTTggatttaaaacaattaaatatatataaacatttgaaaattttgaatttataagaaatgtAAAATTATAAAGAAAGTCTATTAAtagaattgatatgcatttattattaaatttaaataccatatgaaattaataaaataagaaaaccacaaaattacatgtggaataaaaattaattcaaaataaccataaaatgacatgtgacaaaatgaaTGTGAGTAtgacaaatgacaaaaaaaaccttcatttattagagaagatATGGAAATGATTTaagaaaataatttattttttttgtttatatttaagtAATTTTTTTATATGATTGACCAACGAATCTTTTAAAAGTGTTGATATATTACTATTTTAGGTTACAATTTAcgtggcatatatatatatatatatatatatatatatatatatatatatatatatatatatatatatatatatagagagagagagagagagagagagagaattaaaaTGAGAAAAGACTTAGGAGTGTAATTATCTACTTGTTTTGTTAACATTTAGGAAACTTTTTTTTCGTCCACCGTTGACCATCGAACTTATTAAAAGTGTTCAATATAATTTATGACAAATAGTGAtttgtttttttcaattttgataaACCAATCATTATCATATATAAGTTATCTAATAATAGCAAAAAATCAtttgtttattttcttattttgatACTTGTTTTTCTTTCATTCGATATGCTTATTGCGATGAATACATTCAATAATTACAATATGCTTTATGGAAATTTATATCATCTATTATTTGTCACAATATATAGTATAGCgtttattttacaagtatagtagttttaagataaaaaaaagtttgaatatatatatatatatatatatatatatatatatatatatatatatatatatatatatatatatatatatatatatatatatataaatgttgcataaatcatcatcatcatatatgtatttatacttaTATATAGGAGGGGAGACTACACACCCGCATATGTAACGTCCATAAGTTAGGGCTACACCATTAAGAGATTTTAGTTATGATTATTCATTTAGCTGAATAATTAAAATCCTCGATGTCGATAATTATTCTTCGCATGTGTTAGGGgctatataaatttatatttattgtatacctgttatgtggaaaatattATGAGTATATATAATATTTGTAGAGAATCTTGTTATTACTTTATCGTCCAACGATAAAATaacatttataaataaaatattatttgagaTAAATAATCTTGAAGAAAGTTGTAGCGGTCATGATTACCAATATGTAAGTATAAAAAATACCTAaacctgacttcgtatgaagaaattatgatttttcaaagttttgaGTTCAACTCAATACAACAATGTGTGTCATAAAACATGAAATGGAGATCGGTTTCTTGTTACCCAAAACAATCTACGCTTAAAGTTGATGTCCTCATAAATACAAATttgttgatataaagaacgtcgagaaCGAAACTCATATGAAGAGGATATGAATTTTGCAAAGTCTTTTAAAGCGTATTCCTTATAGActgtaaaataaaaaagaatgtgAATTAGttgatgaagtctaaatgaaagttgtagtactcgtcgaTATGAAATCGATGATATAAAGAACTTGAacaaacggagctcgtatgcgaaatatatgatttttagaagattATGAGATTTACCTTTTAAAGGCGAGGTAGCACCACCCGTTTTGTGCCACATGTCACGCTCCAGAGATATCCTTGCCATAAACACAAAAGGCGCTTCACACCTAGGATAAGGGAGTTGTGCACCCCCTTtcccaacctataaatacatgAATTTTGGCTTCATTTTTCACACAATTCCATCCAAATCTCTCTAGAAACCTTTTTCTGACCCGAGCTCgacttttatgaatttttaaccaCTTTAGCGAGGCACTGTGACATCAGAAAGCCCGATGAAAAGAAGTTTTCAGAGTCAAAGTTCTGCCAGCGACTTTCCGAACTTTTTTCCAGAATTTTTTGTTAGTTAAGTTGCACTTACTACGATTTTAAGTGGAACTTATGTTTATATTCAtattcgttattatgaacctatacataagatttattagtaattCTAGTCAAAATAATGATCGATATACTTTCGGGGGTGATGTCTAGGCTAGACCCCTGAGGTGTTTAAAGTAgattttccaaatagtatactcttTATACCAAACGAATCATACCTCCAAGGTGATATTAAACGGTTATTCTTTATTTGATAGAACTAAGTATTTCTTGGGATTACTGAAGAATCCGAAAATAATTGATATAACCTTATGAATACGAACGGATACTAAGACTTAGTAATATTAATAATTAGGTTGCTTAAAAAGGGAAAGCTGAAGTGTTAGTTGAGGAGCTAACCTAACCGTGGATCTTCAACCTCAATCAAGTGTGTGCACAATTACATTCATGAGCACGATTTAATACAGGTTTTGAATACTTAAACAATCAAATATATGCTAAAAGTGTGTTACTTGTATTCTATGCTGATAGTATACTTTATACGTGAATTAAATGCCTATTATCCAAAATACATGTTAACTGTATATTTGATAATAGTACACTCTTTGCAatccatatatgattatataagtgttaaaaatatttttggttataCCACTTGATAATCTTATTACAAGTATTATTACTTAAAAGGGTTTTAGATATAGCAAATACTTACAAGTTGAATTATGTGTTGAATAAAATTACTTGTAGGATGGAAAGGATTTCATAAAGCATGAAAAGGGGTTTGGAAGTTTATTACATGCATCATAGTCATTTCTAGTAATAAAGAAAACCTTATAAAGGATGTATTAGGTCACTCATTTGTATAGATTTGATGATGCAAAATATATACTTAATAGTTATAGTTTATATGCTCACTGTAGATAGTCAGTCTTGCCTAAGTGTAAATAGTATAACTTCGACAAGAGGATCTGTCAAAGATAATTTAGTTAGTTAAAATCTAAAGATATGTTGATAGAAGTTCATATGTCAAAGACTGAAGAACATCCGTTGATGACTGAAGGACCCTGAAGACTCTATCAGCACCAAAGGCATGAAGACACCACCTACTGATGACTGATTAGTGTGTCCAGACGTTGATGGTTATACACTGATGACACATTGATCAGCTTTTGAAGTGTTGGTGCTGATATCTGAATCTGGAGAAGATTTGATTTGATACATTCCTTTTATGCCATATTAGTTTATATGTAGGTTAGATATAATCCCTTGATTTAAGGGATTCTCTAGAACAGATTATTATATAATCaacattagggtaaaccctaatgtggttGAGCGTCTTGTAGAATGGCTTGGTTTCGCAAtcgtctttgtgacaacccgtcTTCTTGGTTAAGACAAAACTCTTTCTAggtgaaagaacaatttggagaaTCGCTTGTGTTCTTTacttttttattctttattgttCTTGATTGTTCTTTCTTGTTTATGTTTGACCTATGAATCTACAATAGGTTAAGGactttcaattggtatcagagcggtttAGAACATCTATTCTAAGTTCTGTTAAAGATTCATAAGTTCAAATACTTCTTAGAAACTTGAAAAtcagaaagagaagaagaagaagaagatatgtTATACTCCATAAATGAAGAAAACTTCAGAAAGAAAGAGGGGGAGTATGGTACGTTTTCTTATCTTTGGTATTATCTAACTGTATGGGTCCTTATAATGTTGCTCAGATGAGAGAAGAATTCACAAGTGGAAGGATCACCAAAAATACAAATGTTCTTGATGAAGAAGAAAAACATaattgttcaaaaaataaaagaGCAATCGATGCAATCCCTTTATCTCGTTTTCCAGATCTGATGTATGATCCAAAGGCTCCTCTATCTATGTTTTTCATTGCTGAACTTGATCTGAaagataaaatcataaattaGAAACAAAAAGATATATAAGACTTAAAGAATATTTTGGTTGAAAGGGAGAAAGAGGTGTTAGATCTAAAAGAAAATATCAAAGAAAAGGATGTGAAAAAGTGAAATTTTCATCTATAAGTCTTCAAAATATGTACATGTGGAATGTTCATCACGAAACTCTAGTTTTCACCCTGatgaatatcatatcaaatcTTGCATCAACAAGCCTCACACTAATAAGCTTCATCCCGATAAACCACAACCTACTCATACTCGAAAATATTCTTCACATGCTGACAAATTAGTTCACACTGATAAGTTTGTTCAAGGTGACAAGAATTTTGACACTCTCAAGATATCTCAAGCTGTGAAGACTCCATCTCACCATGTCAAGACTTAAGATCCATCTTCAACTCTGAACATCAGAAGAGCTCATGCTGGTAAGTTCTCTACTGTATGTTCTTGGTTCAATAACTCTTCTTTCAGGGCATCATTCGCAAAGAAAAGAAAGTCAAATCACACTAAACCAAAGAATGTGTGGGTTCCAAAGAAATCAATTTCTGAACCATAAAGATGAAGAAAGTATGGGTTCCTAAGAGATCATCTGAAGTCAGACAAAATAAATGGAATCTAAAGTGTTTTGGAAGGTTTGTTCAAGAAACTTACAAAAAATAGAAAGGGAGTTCAGAATCTAGGAGCTGGTATCTGTTCATCTAAACAAAGGAATTCTAAAGAAAATAGGTATGTTTCTAAAACCAATCTCATATGGGTTCCTAAAATTGTTTGTTAATTTCTGAGAATGAGAGAGACTTTGAACTTTTAAAAGTCCATATTAGTTGTCTCTCTCACTGAAGAAATGTGTGATGTTAATTATTGTTGTAAATCTTTTTAAGTTTTTCatagtttta
The genomic region above belongs to Lactuca sativa cultivar Salinas chromosome 4, Lsat_Salinas_v11, whole genome shotgun sequence and contains:
- the LOC111908993 gene encoding ceramide synthase 1 LOH3 isoform X1 produces the protein MGLVEVLRTIDFEHESYPTYEDFTILPAFAIFFPTFRYFLDIYVFEGIGRQLIFGKEHQKLDVDTEERKKKIRKFKESAWKCAYYLSAEILALIVTHNEPWFTNTINFWIGPNNQRWPDQKAKLKLKGLYMYTGGFYVYSIFALVFWETKRSDFGVSMAHHVATVILIVMSYICRFVRAGSVILALHDASDVFLEVGKMSKYSGAEGLASVSFILFVISWIILRLICYPFWILRSTSYEVVMLLDKDKHDTLIPIYYYIFNTLLFCLLVLHIYWWVLIYRMLAKQIQNRGKLSDDVRSDSDSDHEHED
- the LOC111908993 gene encoding ceramide synthase 1 LOH3 isoform X2 yields the protein MVQGIGRQLIFGKEHQKLDVDTEERKKKIRKFKESAWKCAYYLSAEILALIVTHNEPWFTNTINFWIGPNNQRWPDQKAKLKLKGLYMYTGGFYVYSIFALVFWETKRSDFGVSMAHHVATVILIVMSYICRFVRAGSVILALHDASDVFLEVGKMSKYSGAEGLASVSFILFVISWIILRLICYPFWILRSTSYEVVMLLDKDKHDTLIPIYYYIFNTLLFCLLVLHIYWWVLIYRMLAKQIQNRGKLSDDVRSDSDSDHEHED